In Helicobacter pylori, a single genomic region encodes these proteins:
- a CDS encoding 4Fe-4S dicluster domain-containing protein, which produces MSLLVNDECIACDACREECPSEAIEEGDPIYNIDPDRCTECYGYDDDEPRCVSVCPVDAILPDPNNAESKEELKYKYESLKEQD; this is translated from the coding sequence ATGTCATTATTGGTGAATGATGAATGCATTGCGTGCGATGCTTGCAGAGAAGAATGCCCTAGTGAGGCGATTGAAGAGGGCGATCCTATTTATAATATTGATCCAGACAGATGCACGGAGTGTTACGGGTATGATGATGATGAGCCTCGTTGCGTGAGCGTATGCCCTGTAGATGCGATCTTGCCGGATCCTAACAATGCAGAGAGCAAAGAGGAATTGAAATACAAATACGAAAGCTTAAAAGAGCAAGATTAA
- the waaC gene encoding lipopolysaccharide heptosyltransferase I, translating into MKIAIVRLSALGDIIVSAVFLAAIKECLPNAQIEWFVDERFGAILEHSPYVDKLHSIALKSALKTFNPLKIFKLFKSLRAYEYDIIIDMQGLVKSALITQMLKAPKKVGFDYASAREGLSAFFYSQKVSIAYDEPILKRNFTLLSHALNLPKNEISESLSSRSKVFSYQDSPKINALNLNQNKLKILFVLETSKINKTYPTERFKELALALENFQICLLWHADEYKANVLYGALKNQCDVLLLPKLTLNEVKALLFKMDVIIGGDTGITHLAWALQKASITLYGNTPMERFKLESPINVSLTGNSNASYHKKDFSIQNIEPKKIKECVLNLLKEKE; encoded by the coding sequence TTGAAAATAGCGATTGTCAGGCTTTCAGCGCTCGGAGATATTATCGTGAGCGCGGTGTTTTTAGCGGCAATTAAAGAGTGTCTGCCTAACGCCCAAATAGAATGGTTCGTGGATGAAAGATTTGGCGCGATTTTAGAGCATTCCCCTTATGTTGATAAATTACACTCCATCGCTTTAAAAAGCGCACTTAAAACCTTTAACCCTTTGAAGATTTTTAAACTTTTTAAATCTTTAAGGGCTTATGAATACGATATAATCATTGACATGCAAGGCCTAGTCAAATCCGCCCTCATCACGCAAATGTTGAAAGCCCCTAAAAAAGTCGGCTTTGATTACGCTTCGGCTAGAGAGGGTTTGAGCGCGTTTTTTTACTCGCAAAAAGTTTCTATCGCTTATGATGAGCCCATTTTAAAGCGCAATTTCACGCTCCTATCCCATGCCCTAAACTTGCCCAAAAACGAAATTTCAGAGAGCTTAAGCTCTAGATCTAAAGTGTTTTCTTACCAAGATTCTCCAAAAATCAATGCGTTAAATTTGAATCAAAATAAGCTAAAAATCCTTTTTGTTTTAGAAACTTCTAAAATCAATAAAACTTACCCCACAGAGCGTTTTAAAGAGCTAGCGTTAGCGTTAGAAAATTTTCAAATTTGCTTGTTATGGCATGCTGATGAATATAAGGCTAATGTGCTTTATGGTGCTTTAAAAAACCAATGCGATGTGTTATTGCTCCCTAAACTCACTTTAAACGAAGTTAAGGCGTTGCTTTTTAAAATGGATGTGATTATTGGGGGCGATACGGGTATCACGCATTTAGCATGGGCGTTGCAAAAAGCTAGCATCACCCTTTATGGCAACACGCCCATGGAGCGTTTTAAATTAGAAAGCCCGATCAATGTTTCGCTCACCGGTAATTCAAACGCCAGCTACCATAAAAAGGATTTTTCTATCCAAAACATAGAGCCTAAAAAAATTAAAGAATGCGTTTTAAACCTTTTAAAGGAAAAAGAATGA
- a CDS encoding indole-3-glycerol phosphate synthase, which produces MQEIGILENLQKSLALKEGMLSYEMLGKSLSYNPYLPRVIPQTKDCVFVTPDEVLEKLLKENTHTDCVIVNFKGLYEIGAPSVFDLEVLGLLRRHASSLIVHQDLFISHYQLLESLVQGSDGVILDEELLKEDLKGMVEFAWRLGLGVFVETHKQDYTHLKDLGVLGVLEISPHSYNQKK; this is translated from the coding sequence ATGCAAGAAATAGGGATTTTAGAAAATTTACAAAAAAGCTTAGCCTTAAAAGAGGGCATGCTTTCTTATGAAATGCTAGGTAAAAGCCTGTCGTATAACCCTTACTTGCCTAGAGTCATTCCTCAAACCAAAGATTGTGTTTTTGTAACCCCTGATGAGGTTTTAGAAAAGCTTTTGAAAGAAAACACCCACACCGATTGCGTCATTGTCAATTTTAAAGGATTATACGAAATAGGCGCACCAAGCGTGTTTGATTTAGAAGTTTTAGGGTTATTGCGCCGCCATGCGAGTTCTTTGATAGTCCATCAGGATCTTTTCATCAGCCATTACCAGCTTTTAGAATCGCTTGTTCAAGGATCTGATGGGGTCATTTTAGATGAAGAGCTTTTAAAAGAGGATTTAAAAGGCATGGTAGAATTCGCTTGGCGTTTGGGCTTAGGCGTGTTTGTAGAAACCCACAAACAAGACTACACCCATTTAAAAGATTTAGGGGTTTTAGGCGTGCTAGAAATTAGCCCCCATTCTTATAATCAAAAAAAATAG
- a CDS encoding DUF374 domain-containing protein, with product MSLKFFRKNIVLKVVPRLAFGVLWLLHKTCKNRYFLAQNLKEKPFIVSCWHGELGMIGFAYLRLEKPSVYVIASQHFDGSIAAGLFESFGFKNIRGSSKKGGVKVLIEGLKRLKEGCDVAITPDGPKGPRHSIADGVIALAQKSGVGISACRVVCKNAWRLNTWDQFEIPKPFSEVHYHMLESVIIPKEWELSKAKEYLKTRMDSVEFEESQRGLGA from the coding sequence TTGAGCTTAAAATTTTTCAGGAAAAATATCGTTTTAAAGGTTGTCCCTCGTTTGGCGTTTGGAGTCCTTTGGTTGTTGCATAAGACTTGTAAAAACCGCTATTTTTTAGCTCAAAATTTAAAAGAAAAACCCTTTATTGTAAGCTGTTGGCATGGGGAGCTTGGCATGATCGGGTTTGCGTATTTAAGGCTTGAAAAACCTTCTGTTTATGTGATCGCAAGCCAGCATTTTGACGGCTCTATTGCGGCGGGTTTGTTTGAAAGCTTTGGTTTTAAAAACATTAGAGGCTCTAGCAAAAAAGGGGGGGTTAAGGTTTTGATAGAGGGGCTTAAACGATTGAAAGAAGGTTGCGATGTCGCTATCACTCCTGATGGCCCCAAAGGCCCACGACACAGCATAGCGGATGGGGTGATCGCTTTAGCTCAAAAATCAGGCGTGGGGATTAGCGCTTGTCGGGTGGTTTGTAAAAACGCATGGCGGTTGAACACTTGGGATCAATTTGAAATCCCTAAGCCTTTTAGCGAAGTGCATTATCACATGCTAGAATCGGTAATCATCCCTAAAGAATGGGAGCTTTCAAAGGCTAAAGAATATTTAAAGACGCGCATGGATTCTGTTGAATTTGAAGAATCTCAAAGGGGTTTGGGTGCTTAA
- a CDS encoding YkgJ family cysteine cluster protein — MQDFDFSFNPKACEGCGAKCCVGESGYIFLNIQEMQKISAFLKLELEEFSQKYVKKVGYKFSLLEKDAKELGLACVFLDLETKKCQIYSVRPKQCQTFPFWESVKTFSKEQKEAFCQSCPGITQKTKETKVR, encoded by the coding sequence ATGCAAGATTTTGATTTCAGTTTTAATCCTAAGGCATGCGAGGGTTGTGGGGCAAAGTGTTGCGTGGGGGAAAGCGGGTATATTTTTTTAAATATCCAAGAAATGCAAAAAATTAGCGCTTTTTTAAAATTAGAATTAGAAGAATTCAGTCAAAAATACGTTAAAAAGGTGGGGTATAAGTTCTCTTTACTAGAAAAAGACGCTAAAGAGTTGGGTTTGGCGTGCGTGTTTTTGGATTTGGAGACGAAAAAATGCCAGATTTATAGCGTGCGCCCTAAGCAATGCCAAACTTTTCCTTTTTGGGAGAGCGTGAAAACTTTCTCTAAAGAGCAAAAAGAAGCTTTTTGTCAAAGCTGTCCGGGCATCACACAAAAAACCAAAGAAACTAAAGTGCGCTAA
- the miaB gene encoding tRNA (N6-isopentenyl adenosine(37)-C2)-methylthiotransferase MiaB, which translates to MKVYIETMGCAMNSRDSEHLLSELSKLDYKETSDPKMADLILINTCSVREKPERKLFSEIGQFAKIKKPNAKIGVCGCTASHMGADILKKAPSVSFVLGARNVSKISQVIHKEKAVEVAIDYDESAYAFEFFEKKAQIRSLLNISIGCDKKCAYCIVPHTRGKEISIPMDLILKEAEKLANNGTKELMLLGQNVNNYGARFSSEHAKVDFSDLLDKLSEIPGIERIRFTSPHPLHMNDAFLERFAKNPKVCKSIHMPLQSGSSAVLKMMRRGYSKEWFLNRVERLKALVPEVGISTDIIVGFPNESDKDFEDTMEVLEKVCFDTLYSFIYSPRPFTEAGAWKERVPLEVSSSRLERLQNRHKEILEEKAKLEVGKTHVVLVENRREMDDQIVGFEGRSDTGKFIEVTCKEKRNPGELVKVEIVSHSKGRLIAAIKGN; encoded by the coding sequence TTGAAAGTTTATATTGAAACCATGGGTTGTGCCATGAATTCTAGGGATAGCGAGCATCTACTAAGCGAACTATCCAAGCTAGATTACAAAGAGACTAGCGACCCTAAAATGGCGGATTTGATTTTAATCAACACTTGCAGCGTGCGCGAAAAGCCTGAACGGAAATTGTTTTCAGAAATCGGTCAATTCGCTAAAATCAAAAAACCCAACGCCAAAATCGGGGTTTGCGGGTGCACCGCAAGCCACATGGGAGCGGATATTTTGAAAAAAGCCCCAAGCGTGAGCTTTGTGTTAGGGGCTAGGAATGTGTCTAAAATCTCTCAAGTGATCCATAAAGAAAAAGCGGTTGAAGTGGCGATTGATTATGATGAAAGCGCGTATGCGTTTGAATTTTTTGAAAAAAAGGCTCAAATCCGATCGTTACTCAACATCTCTATAGGTTGCGATAAAAAATGCGCTTATTGCATCGTCCCGCACACTAGGGGAAAAGAAATTTCTATCCCTATGGATTTGATTTTAAAAGAAGCTGAGAAATTAGCGAATAACGGCACTAAAGAGCTCATGCTTTTAGGGCAGAATGTGAATAATTACGGCGCGCGTTTCAGTAGCGAGCATGCGAAAGTGGATTTTAGCGATTTACTGGATAAATTGAGCGAAATTCCAGGCATTGAAAGGATACGATTCACTTCGCCTCACCCCTTGCACATGAATGATGCATTTTTAGAACGCTTTGCCAAAAACCCTAAAGTGTGCAAGAGTATCCACATGCCCTTACAGAGTGGATCTAGCGCGGTGTTAAAGATGATGCGAAGAGGTTATAGTAAAGAGTGGTTTTTAAATCGGGTGGAGAGGTTAAAAGCCTTAGTGCCTGAAGTGGGCATCAGCACGGATATTATCGTAGGCTTCCCTAATGAGAGCGATAAGGATTTTGAAGACACGATGGAGGTGCTAGAAAAAGTGTGCTTTGACACGCTCTATAGTTTTATTTATTCCCCACGCCCTTTCACTGAAGCGGGAGCTTGGAAAGAAAGAGTGCCATTAGAGGTTTCATCTTCAAGGTTAGAGAGGTTGCAAAACAGGCACAAAGAAATTTTAGAAGAAAAAGCCAAGTTGGAAGTGGGTAAAACGCATGTGGTGTTGGTGGAAAATAGGCGTGAAATGGATGATCAAATCGTGGGTTTTGAAGGGCGCAGCGATACGGGGAAATTCATTGAAGTAACTTGTAAGGAAAAAAGAAACCCGGGCGAGCTTGTAAAAGTGGAGATTGTTTCTCATTCCAAAGGGCGCTTGATAGCGGCCATTAAAGGCAACTAA
- a CDS encoding metal-dependent hydrolase, with the protein MQEIIGASLVFLCNEKCEVLEDHGVVFDEKIVEVGDYKSLTLKYPHLKAQFFENSVLLPAFINAHTHFEFSNNKASFDYGSFSGWLGSVLNNGGAILENCQGAIQNAISAQLKSGVGSVGAISNHLIEVNLLKESPLSAVVFLEFLGSSYSLEKLKAFEAKFKELKDLEDKKLKAALAVHAPYSVQKDMALSVIQLAKDSQSLLSTHFLESFEELEWVENSKGWFENFYQHFLKESHFKSLYKGANDYIDMFEDTHTLFVHNQFASLEALKRIKSQVKNAFLITCPFSNRLLSGKALDLERAKEAGLSVSVATDGLSSNISLSLLDELRAFLLSHNMPLLELAKIALLGATRHGAKALALNNGEIEANKRADLSVFGFNEKFTKEQAVLQFLLHAKEVERLFLGGKRVI; encoded by the coding sequence ATGCAAGAAATCATAGGAGCGTCTTTAGTTTTTTTATGCAATGAAAAATGCGAAGTGTTAGAAGATCATGGCGTGGTCTTTGATGAAAAGATTGTTGAAGTGGGCGATTATAAAAGTTTAACGCTTAAATACCCCCATTTAAAGGCGCAGTTTTTTGAAAATTCCGTTCTGTTGCCCGCTTTTATCAACGCGCACACCCATTTTGAATTTTCCAACAACAAAGCGAGTTTTGATTACGGGAGCTTTTCTGGCTGGTTAGGGAGCGTGTTAAACAATGGGGGGGCGATTTTAGAAAATTGCCAAGGGGCTATCCAAAACGCTATCAGCGCACAATTAAAAAGCGGGGTGGGGAGCGTGGGAGCGATTTCTAACCACCTGATAGAAGTTAATTTGTTAAAAGAAAGCCCTTTGAGTGCTGTCGTGTTTTTAGAGTTTCTAGGGAGTAGCTATTCTTTAGAAAAACTAAAAGCGTTTGAGGCAAAATTCAAAGAGTTAAAAGATTTAGAAGACAAAAAGCTTAAAGCCGCTCTTGCTGTGCATGCCCCTTATTCGGTCCAAAAAGACATGGCTTTAAGCGTGATCCAATTGGCCAAAGATTCACAAAGCCTGCTTTCTACGCATTTTTTAGAATCGTTTGAAGAATTAGAATGGGTAGAAAACTCTAAAGGGTGGTTTGAAAATTTTTACCAACATTTTTTAAAGGAGTCTCATTTCAAATCGCTCTATAAGGGCGCGAACGATTACATTGACATGTTTGAAGACACGCACACTTTATTTGTGCATAACCAGTTCGCTTCTTTAGAAGCGTTAAAAAGGATCAAGTCTCAAGTCAAAAACGCTTTTTTAATCACATGCCCCTTTTCTAACCGCCTATTGAGCGGGAAAGCGTTGGATTTAGAGAGAGCTAAAGAAGCCGGTTTGAGCGTGAGCGTGGCCACTGATGGCTTGAGTTCTAACATTTCGCTGAGCCTTTTAGACGAATTAAGAGCGTTTTTGCTTTCCCATAACATGCCGTTATTAGAATTAGCTAAAATAGCCCTTTTAGGGGCGACTAGGCATGGGGCTAAAGCTTTAGCTTTGAATAATGGCGAGATAGAAGCCAACAAAAGGGCGGATTTGAGCGTGTTTGGTTTTAATGAAAAATTCACTAAAGAGCAAGCGGTTTTGCAATTTTTATTGCATGCTAAAGAAGTGGAACGCTTGTTTTTAGGGGGGAAAAGGGTGATCTAA
- a CDS encoding cytochrome c biogenesis protein CcdA produces MMFDNTLVNLFDTAPLLTSLLAGILTFLSPCVLPLIPAYMSYISQISLEDIKDGKAKRVSVFLKSLMFVVGFSLVFLGVGMSMAKLIHSFSFSWVNYIAGGIVILFGLHFLGVFRFSFLYKTQSVRLASKSNSMQRFYPFLLGMSFALGWTPCIGPIFTSIVIMSASKDAYGLILMVVFVMGLAIPFLLVALMLERALLFLKSLKKYNRTIEIVSGLVLILMGILIMTNSLESLTNFLQK; encoded by the coding sequence ATGATGTTTGATAACACGCTTGTTAATCTCTTTGACACAGCGCCTCTTTTAACTTCGCTTTTAGCTGGGATTTTAACTTTTTTAAGCCCTTGCGTGTTGCCTTTAATCCCGGCGTATATGTCTTATATTTCTCAAATTTCTTTAGAGGATATTAAAGATGGTAAGGCTAAAAGGGTTTCGGTTTTTTTAAAATCCTTGATGTTTGTGGTGGGGTTTTCGCTCGTGTTTTTGGGCGTGGGCATGTCTATGGCCAAGCTTATCCATAGCTTTTCGTTTTCCTGGGTGAATTATATCGCTGGGGGGATTGTGATCCTTTTTGGTTTGCATTTTTTAGGCGTGTTTCGTTTTTCATTTTTGTATAAAACTCAAAGCGTTCGTTTAGCGAGCAAATCTAATAGCATGCAGCGCTTTTACCCCTTTCTTTTGGGCATGAGTTTCGCTTTGGGCTGGACGCCATGCATCGGGCCGATATTCACTTCTATTGTGATCATGAGCGCGAGTAAGGACGCTTATGGTCTAATCCTTATGGTGGTGTTTGTAATGGGCTTGGCGATCCCTTTTTTATTAGTGGCTTTAATGCTAGAAAGAGCGCTTTTGTTTTTAAAATCCTTAAAGAAATACAACCGCACGATTGAAATCGTTTCAGGGTTGGTGCTTATTTTAATGGGAATATTGATCATGACAAATTCTTTAGAAAGCCTGACTAACTTCTTGCAAAAATAG
- a CDS encoding ATP-dependent nuclease subunit B translates to MDIPIKKRFLANILLFSLFSCLKAETLSEDHQILLSSDAFHRGDFAAAQKGYMNLYKQTNKVVYAKEAAISAASLGDIKTAMHLAMLYQKITNNRNDVSINKILVDGYAQMGQIDKAIELLHKIRKEEKTIATDNVLGTLYLTQKRLDKAFPLLNKFYNQVHDEDSLEKLITIYFLQNRKKEGLDLLQSHIDRYGCSEQLCQKALNTFTQFNELDLAKTTFARLYEKNPIVQNAQFYIGVLILLKEFDKAQKIAELFPFDRRLLLDLYTAQKKFDQASKQASLIYQERKDPKFLGLEAIYHYESLSANKKKLTKEEMLPIIQKLEQATKERQAWLAKTKDKEDAQDAFFYNFLGYSLIDYDMDIKRGMDFVRKALALDSGSVLYLDSLAWGYYKLGNCLEAKKIFSSIAKESIQAEPELKEHNKIIQECKK, encoded by the coding sequence ATGGATATTCCAATAAAGAAAAGATTTTTAGCAAATATATTGCTTTTTAGCTTGTTTTCTTGCCTTAAGGCTGAAACCCTTTCAGAAGATCATCAAATCCTGTTGAGTTCAGACGCTTTCCATAGAGGGGATTTTGCCGCCGCTCAAAAAGGCTATATGAATCTTTACAAGCAAACCAATAAAGTGGTGTATGCTAAAGAAGCGGCCATTTCAGCGGCGAGTTTAGGGGATATTAAAACCGCTATGCATTTAGCCATGCTCTATCAAAAGATCACCAATAATCGTAATGATGTTTCTATCAATAAGATTTTAGTGGATGGCTATGCGCAAATGGGGCAGATTGATAAGGCGATTGAACTATTACACAAAATCCGTAAAGAAGAAAAGACCATAGCCACAGACAATGTGTTAGGGACTTTGTATTTGACTCAAAAGCGTTTGGATAAGGCTTTCCCGTTGTTGAATAAGTTTTATAACCAAGTGCATGATGAAGACAGCCTAGAAAAACTCATTACAATCTATTTTTTGCAAAACCGCAAAAAAGAAGGCTTGGATTTGTTGCAATCTCATATAGACAGGTATGGTTGCTCAGAGCAATTGTGCCAAAAAGCGCTCAACACTTTTACGCAATTTAACGAGCTTGATTTGGCTAAAACGACTTTCGCTCGTTTGTATGAAAAAAACCCTATTGTTCAAAACGCCCAATTTTACATAGGGGTATTAATCTTGTTAAAAGAGTTTGATAAGGCCCAGAAAATCGCAGAATTATTCCCTTTTGACAGGCGTTTGCTATTGGATTTATACACCGCGCAAAAAAAATTTGATCAAGCTTCCAAACAAGCTTCTTTGATCTATCAAGAAAGAAAAGACCCTAAATTCTTAGGCTTAGAGGCGATTTATCATTATGAAAGCTTGAGTGCGAATAAGAAAAAGCTCACCAAAGAAGAGATGTTGCCCATTATTCAAAAATTAGAGCAAGCCACCAAAGAGCGCCAAGCTTGGCTTGCTAAAACTAAAGATAAAGAAGACGCGCAAGACGCTTTCTTTTATAATTTTTTAGGGTATTCCTTAATAGATTATGACATGGATATTAAAAGGGGCATGGATTTTGTGAGGAAAGCCTTAGCGTTGGATTCTGGATCAGTGCTTTATTTGGATTCTTTAGCATGGGGTTATTACAAATTGGGGAATTGTTTGGAGGCTAAAAAAATCTTTTCTAGCATCGCTAAAGAGTCTATCCAAGCCGAACCCGAATTAAAAGAGCACAATAAGATCATTCAAGAATGCAAGAAATAG